Proteins encoded in a region of the Variovorax sp. PAMC 28711 genome:
- a CDS encoding Bug family tripartite tricarboxylate transporter substrate binding protein, producing the protein MHRRDLVSALILASVLPGMSWAQEGKPIRLIVPFPPGGATDISGRVLQEPLQRILKQPVVIDNRAGAGGSIGMAELARSAPDGLTLAVATLSTHGVNPAVFAKLPYDPIKDTVGVTELVKAPGVVVINPEQLPGVNTFAELVKYLKANPGKVSYATPGNGTIGHMWGELFKSVTGTSMVHIPYRGAGPALNDVLAGQVAVYFDQVASSLPYVKNGKLKALAVSWSSRLESLPQVPTYAELGYASINDPSWFGLVAPAGTPAPVVLRIQQAVAQALAEPAVAQRLAGQGLYPSGTSPDAFSAQIVSEIAKMKKVAAFAKIQLD; encoded by the coding sequence ATGCACCGTCGTGACCTCGTTTCCGCACTGATTCTGGCCTCTGTCCTTCCTGGAATGTCCTGGGCGCAAGAGGGCAAGCCCATCCGCCTCATCGTTCCTTTCCCGCCGGGGGGTGCCACCGACATCTCCGGTCGCGTGCTGCAGGAGCCGCTGCAGCGCATCCTCAAGCAGCCGGTGGTCATCGACAACCGCGCCGGCGCCGGCGGCTCCATCGGCATGGCAGAGCTGGCACGCAGCGCGCCCGACGGCCTGACCCTGGCCGTGGCCACGCTCTCGACGCACGGGGTGAATCCAGCCGTGTTCGCCAAGCTGCCCTACGACCCGATCAAGGACACGGTCGGCGTGACGGAACTGGTCAAGGCGCCCGGCGTGGTGGTGATCAACCCCGAGCAGCTCCCCGGCGTCAACACCTTCGCCGAACTGGTGAAGTACCTCAAGGCGAATCCCGGCAAGGTGTCCTATGCCACGCCGGGCAACGGCACGATCGGCCACATGTGGGGCGAGCTGTTCAAGAGCGTGACCGGCACGTCGATGGTGCACATCCCCTACCGTGGCGCCGGCCCGGCCCTCAACGACGTGCTGGCCGGCCAGGTCGCGGTGTACTTCGACCAGGTCGCGTCGTCGCTTCCTTACGTGAAGAACGGCAAGCTCAAGGCGCTGGCCGTGTCGTGGAGCAGTCGCCTCGAATCGCTGCCGCAGGTGCCGACCTACGCCGAGCTCGGCTACGCCTCGATCAACGACCCGTCGTGGTTCGGTCTGGTGGCGCCCGCCGGCACGCCCGCACCCGTCGTGCTGCGCATCCAGCAGGCGGTGGCCCAGGCGCTCGCCGAGCCGGCCGTCGCGCAACGCCTGGCGGGCCAGGGGCTGTACCCGTCGGGAACCAGTCCGGATGCTTTCTCTGCGCAGATCGTTTCGGAGATCGCCAAGATGAAGAAGGTTGCCGCCTTCGCAAAGATCCAGCTGGACTGA
- a CDS encoding LysR substrate-binding domain-containing protein, producing the protein MTLRRLNPPLQLLRAFSTVVRFGGVSRAAESLHLTQSAVSKQVQELERWIGVVLFERSRKRLALTPAGERYEKAVRALLAQLEAATLELITSGGEGGALHLSALPTFAAKWLIPRLPAFQRVEPQVTLHFVPFVHGYDFQRPELDCSILFGDGHWPGARSHYLAGRDVALIAPRPGTSDVAIRSVDDLAHCTLLRHVTVPDAWLRWCEQHGVSQLDPLAGPQFDQFQTMIRAVTVGMGVALVPRCLVQDEIVAGTVHEPLADGGYRSELGYWFCYPEGRARLAPLVRFRDWLLPQTEDLGADPAD; encoded by the coding sequence ATCACGCTTCGTCGACTGAATCCGCCGCTGCAATTGTTGCGCGCCTTCTCCACCGTGGTCCGTTTCGGCGGTGTTTCGCGGGCGGCCGAGTCGCTGCACCTGACACAAAGCGCGGTCAGCAAGCAGGTGCAGGAACTCGAGCGCTGGATCGGTGTGGTGCTGTTCGAACGAAGCCGCAAGCGACTGGCGCTCACGCCCGCCGGCGAGCGCTATGAAAAGGCGGTGCGCGCTCTGCTGGCGCAACTCGAAGCGGCCACGCTGGAACTCATCACCAGTGGCGGAGAAGGCGGCGCGCTGCACCTGTCGGCCCTGCCCACCTTCGCCGCCAAATGGCTCATCCCGCGACTGCCGGCGTTCCAGCGGGTCGAGCCGCAGGTGACATTGCACTTCGTTCCGTTCGTGCATGGCTACGACTTCCAGCGGCCCGAGCTGGACTGCTCGATCCTGTTCGGCGACGGCCATTGGCCGGGCGCGCGCTCGCACTACCTCGCAGGCCGTGACGTGGCACTGATCGCGCCGCGGCCGGGCACCTCGGACGTCGCCATCCGGTCGGTCGATGACCTGGCGCATTGCACCCTGCTGCGCCACGTCACCGTGCCGGACGCTTGGTTGCGCTGGTGCGAGCAGCACGGCGTGAGCCAGCTCGACCCGCTGGCCGGCCCGCAGTTCGACCAGTTCCAGACCATGATCCGCGCCGTCACGGTCGGCATGGGCGTGGCGCTGGTGCCGCGCTGCCTGGTGCAGGACGAGATCGTGGCCGGTACGGTGCACGAACCGCTGGCCGATGGTGGCTACCGCAGCGAGCTGGGCTACTGGTTCTGCTACCCGGAAGGCCGGGCGCGGCTCGCGCCGCTGGTGCGTTTCCGCGACTGGCTGCTTCCGCAGACAGAGGACCTCGGCGCCGACCCTGCCGACTAG
- a CDS encoding Bug family tripartite tricarboxylate transporter substrate binding protein, with amino-acid sequence MTNTTPFPRRRLLALAFAAASAVAFGPAHAQQDYPNKPIRLVVPFTPGGVTDTGARVVAERLGARLGQQVVVDNRPGASGNIGTQMVATAAPDGYTLVLGFDGTMVINPHVFSKVPFDTVKDFVPVSKIGDAVLIIVTHPSVPAKTLAELVAYSKSNPGGLSYGSSGTGGTPHVAAEMLKVKTGANFVHIPYKGGGQAMTDVVGGQLPMLYTAVAGALPFVEKGQVKAIAISSAQRLPSLPNVPTVAETVPGFEASSWIGILAPAKTPKAIVDRVQKELHAVVNEPDIKERLAKLGITSVGNTSEEFGKQIQADLKKYADVVKAAGIKID; translated from the coding sequence ATGACGAACACGACCCCATTTCCGCGACGCCGCCTGCTCGCGCTTGCATTCGCTGCCGCGAGCGCGGTCGCCTTTGGCCCGGCGCATGCGCAACAGGACTACCCCAACAAGCCGATCCGCCTGGTCGTGCCTTTCACGCCCGGCGGCGTGACCGACACCGGCGCACGCGTGGTGGCCGAGCGCCTCGGTGCGCGGCTCGGCCAGCAGGTGGTGGTGGACAACCGGCCCGGCGCCTCCGGCAACATCGGCACCCAGATGGTCGCGACCGCCGCGCCCGATGGCTACACGCTGGTGCTCGGCTTCGACGGCACGATGGTCATCAACCCGCACGTGTTCTCGAAGGTGCCGTTCGACACGGTGAAAGATTTCGTGCCCGTCAGCAAGATCGGCGACGCGGTCCTCATCATCGTCACGCACCCGTCGGTGCCCGCGAAGACCTTGGCCGAACTCGTTGCGTATTCGAAGAGCAATCCGGGCGGCCTCTCGTACGGCAGTTCGGGCACGGGAGGCACACCGCATGTGGCCGCCGAAATGCTGAAGGTGAAGACTGGCGCGAACTTCGTTCACATTCCCTACAAGGGCGGCGGCCAGGCCATGACCGACGTGGTCGGTGGCCAGTTGCCCATGCTCTACACCGCAGTGGCCGGCGCGCTGCCTTTCGTCGAGAAAGGGCAGGTGAAGGCGATCGCGATTTCCAGCGCGCAGCGCCTGCCGTCGCTGCCCAACGTGCCGACCGTCGCCGAGACCGTGCCGGGCTTCGAAGCCAGTTCGTGGATTGGCATCCTCGCACCGGCCAAGACGCCGAAGGCCATCGTCGACCGCGTGCAGAAGGAACTGCATGCCGTGGTGAACGAGCCGGACATCAAGGAGCGACTGGCCAAGCTCGGCATCACGTCGGTGGGCAACACGTCGGAAGAGTTCGGCAAGCAGATTCAGGCGGACCTGAAGAAGTACGCGGATGTGGTGAAGGCGGCGGGCATCAAGATCGACTAG
- a CDS encoding isocitrate lyase/PEP mutase family protein → MANPILRQKLDRGEFIVVPGLHDMIAATVANKIGFDIVYGTGFWLTASNLGLPDAGIATYTQMLDRMATLVRTSHGAVIADADTGYGGLLNVHHTVRGYEAAGVTAIQLEDQEFPKKCGHTPNKRCVPMQDMVEKIKVAVEAREDKDNFLIIARTDARASLGVDEAMRRLEAYAEAGADILFFEAPQSEEEMRRACAAFDKPMLANMADGGKTPILPATVLEEIGFALAIYPSLTSLAAAAAMESALSNLKATGISQTPEVPLFDFNAFCGLIGFQEVWDFDKRWSR, encoded by the coding sequence ATGGCAAATCCCATCCTCCGGCAAAAGCTCGACCGCGGCGAATTCATCGTCGTGCCCGGCCTGCACGACATGATCGCGGCCACGGTGGCGAACAAGATCGGCTTCGACATCGTTTACGGCACGGGCTTTTGGCTCACTGCCTCGAACCTCGGCCTGCCCGACGCGGGCATCGCCACCTACACGCAGATGCTCGACCGCATGGCGACGCTGGTGCGCACGAGCCATGGCGCCGTCATCGCCGATGCCGACACCGGCTACGGCGGTCTGCTCAATGTGCACCACACGGTGCGCGGCTACGAGGCGGCGGGCGTCACGGCCATTCAGCTGGAAGACCAGGAGTTCCCGAAGAAGTGCGGCCACACGCCCAACAAGCGCTGCGTGCCGATGCAGGACATGGTCGAGAAGATCAAGGTGGCGGTCGAGGCGCGCGAGGACAAGGACAACTTCCTCATCATCGCGCGCACCGATGCACGCGCTTCGCTCGGCGTCGACGAAGCGATGCGCCGGCTGGAGGCCTATGCCGAAGCCGGCGCCGACATCCTGTTCTTCGAGGCGCCGCAGTCCGAAGAAGAGATGCGCCGCGCCTGCGCCGCGTTCGACAAGCCGATGCTGGCCAACATGGCCGATGGCGGCAAGACGCCGATCCTGCCCGCCACGGTGCTCGAAGAAATCGGCTTCGCGCTGGCCATCTACCCCTCGCTCACCAGCCTTGCGGCCGCCGCCGCGATGGAGAGCGCATTGAGCAACCTGAAGGCCACCGGGATCAGCCAGACGCCCGAGGTGCCGCTGTTCGATTTCAACGCGTTCTGCGGCCTCATCGGCTTTCAGGAAGTGTGGGATTTCGACAAGCGCTGGTCGCGCTGA
- a CDS encoding tripartite tricarboxylate transporter substrate binding protein, translating into MTTNFPIHPNRRQMLAGLASLAAVGATSQATAQGGKYPSKAVTIVVPYSAGGGTDIVGRLMAQRLSELWGQSVVVDNRTGANGVIGSSFVARAQPDGHTLLLVVGSHAVNPVLMKSMPYDTDKAFTPITNIATSPSVLVVQANGPYKSLADLLGAARKEELGCGYSEGQTRLTAELIRQVGNLKLTGVPYKGGAPIMVDIIGGHLPMGVTSVLTALPHVRSGALRVVGVADAKRMALFPDAMTFKEAGLNGVESLSWYGLFGPAGLPEPLVAQINQDLKKVTTEPAVQKQMHDQGADVTLTPPAEFRRFLASETKKWSLVAQRGGIAAE; encoded by the coding sequence ATGACCACGAACTTCCCCATTCATCCCAACCGGCGCCAGATGCTCGCCGGCCTCGCCTCGCTGGCGGCCGTCGGCGCCACGAGCCAAGCCACGGCCCAGGGTGGCAAATACCCGAGCAAGGCCGTCACGATCGTGGTGCCTTACTCGGCCGGCGGGGGCACCGACATCGTCGGGCGGCTGATGGCGCAGCGCCTGTCGGAACTGTGGGGCCAGTCGGTGGTGGTGGACAACCGCACCGGCGCCAACGGCGTGATCGGCTCGTCCTTCGTCGCGCGGGCGCAGCCCGATGGCCACACGCTGTTGCTGGTGGTCGGCTCGCACGCGGTGAACCCGGTGCTCATGAAGTCGATGCCCTACGACACCGACAAGGCCTTCACGCCGATCACCAACATCGCCACCTCGCCCTCGGTGCTCGTGGTGCAAGCCAACGGTCCGTACAAGTCGCTGGCCGACCTGCTGGGCGCCGCGCGCAAGGAAGAACTGGGCTGTGGCTACTCGGAAGGTCAGACACGCCTGACGGCCGAACTGATTCGCCAGGTCGGCAACCTCAAGCTCACCGGCGTGCCTTACAAGGGCGGCGCGCCCATCATGGTCGACATCATCGGCGGCCATCTGCCGATGGGCGTGACCAGCGTGCTGACCGCGCTGCCGCATGTGCGCTCGGGCGCACTGCGCGTGGTCGGCGTGGCCGACGCGAAACGCATGGCGTTGTTCCCCGATGCGATGACATTCAAGGAGGCGGGGTTGAACGGTGTCGAGTCGCTGAGCTGGTACGGCCTCTTCGGCCCGGCCGGACTGCCGGAGCCTCTCGTCGCGCAAATCAACCAGGACCTGAAGAAGGTCACGACCGAGCCGGCCGTGCAAAAGCAGATGCACGACCAGGGCGCGGACGTGACGCTCACGCCGCCGGCCGAGTTCCGGCGCTTTCTCGCGAGTGAAACCAAGAAGTGGTCGCTCGTCGCGCAGCGCGGCGGCATCGCGGCGGAGTAA
- a CDS encoding hydroxymethylglutaryl-CoA lyase, which yields MSAKEAIHITDVAPRDGLQNQAVHVGTAGKLRLIELLVEAGLKSIEATSFVSPKAVPQMADAADLVPQVQVRFPALRTSVLVPNLKGLERAHTAGAKEVAVVLSATETMNRRNINMGLAQATEVSEQTLAAARALGLRTRAYIAVAFDCPFEGETPLDDVLRLAARMHAAAADEIVIADTIGSASPAQVKERFAALCGVVPIERVAVHLHDTRGMAVANAWAALEAGVRRFDSSVGGIGGCPFAPGAAGNVATEDLVLMAERSGFSTGISLDGLLAAVDFAQEELQRSLGGRAITWLRRQRDKNTQDKQDNNRRLA from the coding sequence ATGAGCGCGAAGGAAGCGATCCACATCACCGACGTCGCGCCGCGAGACGGTCTGCAGAACCAGGCAGTTCACGTCGGCACCGCGGGCAAGCTGCGGCTGATCGAGTTGCTGGTCGAGGCCGGCCTGAAGAGCATCGAGGCGACGAGTTTCGTCTCGCCGAAAGCCGTGCCGCAGATGGCCGACGCGGCCGACCTCGTGCCGCAGGTGCAGGTGCGCTTTCCTGCGCTGCGCACGTCGGTGCTGGTGCCCAACCTCAAGGGCCTGGAGCGCGCGCACACCGCCGGCGCCAAGGAGGTCGCGGTGGTGCTCTCGGCCACCGAAACCATGAACCGCCGCAACATCAACATGGGCTTGGCGCAGGCGACCGAGGTGAGCGAGCAGACCCTCGCGGCGGCCCGCGCGCTCGGCCTGCGCACGCGGGCCTACATCGCGGTGGCATTCGATTGTCCTTTCGAAGGCGAGACGCCGCTCGACGACGTGCTGCGCCTTGCGGCGCGCATGCACGCCGCGGCGGCCGACGAAATCGTCATCGCCGACACCATCGGCTCGGCTTCGCCGGCCCAGGTGAAAGAGCGCTTCGCGGCGCTGTGCGGCGTGGTGCCGATCGAGCGCGTCGCGGTGCACCTGCACGACACGCGCGGCATGGCCGTGGCCAACGCCTGGGCTGCGTTGGAAGCCGGCGTGCGCCGGTTCGATTCGAGCGTCGGCGGCATCGGCGGCTGCCCGTTCGCGCCCGGCGCCGCCGGCAATGTCGCCACCGAAGACCTCGTGCTCATGGCCGAGCGCAGCGGTTTCAGCACCGGCATTTCGCTCGACGGCTTGCTCGCAGCGGTGGATTTCGCACAGGAAGAACTGCAGCGGTCGCTCGGCGGCCGCGCCATCACCTGGCTGCGCCGCCAGCGCGACAAAAACACACAAGACAAACAAGACAACAACCGGAGACTTGCATGA
- a CDS encoding CaiB/BaiF CoA transferase family protein — MALEHITVLDLTHMLSGPYGTMLLADLGARTIKVEPPGSGEGTRRLLENDPHYSRDGMGAYYLTLNRNKESVCVDLKTATGKAVFLDLVRKADVVFDNFSVGVTERLGIDHASLAKVNPRIVTCSVTGFGQTGPHTQRPAFDQVVQAMGGGMSITGTPETGPTRSGIPIGDLGGGMFGAMGVLAALVERDRTGVGQHVDISMLDAQISLLNYMATMHLLSGHVPEGIGNGHFVHVPYNSYPTADGHVIIACIGDPFFDRFVEFIDLPALRKPEYRQQPVRFAAKAEIDALVGEEMQKQPTAYWLERLREARIPCGPVNNFEQALNDAQVLSRDMVVEVPLKTGERVRMPGNPIKLSAADKGRAFTCPPALGENTRAVLGDLVGYSPEKLEALRAEGAIA, encoded by the coding sequence GTGGCACTTGAACACATCACCGTGCTGGACCTGACGCACATGCTGTCGGGTCCCTACGGCACCATGCTGCTGGCCGACCTTGGCGCGCGCACCATCAAGGTCGAGCCGCCCGGCAGCGGCGAGGGCACCCGGCGCTTGCTGGAGAACGACCCGCATTACTCGCGCGACGGCATGGGCGCCTACTACCTCACGCTCAACCGCAACAAGGAAAGCGTGTGCGTCGACCTCAAGACGGCGACCGGCAAGGCCGTGTTTCTCGATCTCGTGCGCAAGGCCGACGTCGTGTTCGACAACTTCAGCGTCGGCGTGACCGAGCGACTGGGCATCGACCACGCATCGCTCGCCAAAGTGAACCCGCGCATCGTCACCTGCTCGGTCACCGGCTTCGGCCAGACCGGCCCGCATACGCAACGCCCGGCCTTCGACCAGGTGGTGCAGGCGATGGGTGGTGGCATGTCGATCACCGGCACGCCAGAGACCGGGCCGACGCGCAGCGGCATCCCGATCGGCGACCTGGGCGGCGGCATGTTCGGCGCGATGGGCGTGCTCGCCGCACTGGTCGAGCGCGACCGGACCGGCGTCGGCCAGCATGTCGACATCTCGATGCTCGACGCGCAGATCTCGCTGCTCAACTACATGGCGACGATGCATTTGCTGTCGGGCCACGTGCCCGAGGGCATCGGCAACGGGCACTTCGTGCACGTGCCCTACAACAGCTACCCGACCGCCGACGGCCACGTGATCATCGCGTGCATCGGCGACCCGTTCTTCGACCGCTTCGTCGAATTCATCGACCTGCCGGCGCTGCGCAAACCCGAGTACCGGCAGCAGCCGGTGCGCTTCGCGGCCAAGGCCGAGATCGATGCGCTGGTCGGCGAGGAAATGCAAAAGCAACCCACCGCCTACTGGCTCGAACGGCTGCGCGAGGCGCGCATCCCGTGCGGCCCGGTCAACAACTTCGAGCAGGCGCTGAACGACGCGCAGGTGCTGTCGCGCGACATGGTGGTCGAAGTGCCGCTCAAGACCGGCGAGCGCGTGCGCATGCCGGGCAACCCGATCAAGCTGTCGGCGGCCGACAAGGGCAGGGCGTTCACCTGCCCGCCGGCGCTCGGCGAAAACACGCGTGCCGTGCTCGGCGACCTGGTCGGGTACTCGCCTGAAAAACTCGAAGCGCTGCGCGCCGAAGGAGCCATCGCATGA
- the prpR gene encoding propionate catabolism operon regulatory protein PrpR has translation MPNDHAAPVLFPSSARRSDLPRLCFMSYRQIREFAMPVIAEYTGRADIEVVDGTFGGALAIARDRIERGQVDAFVSAGSNASILRAGLQAPVATILLSGFDLLQALIKARRLSSRVGVVMYGQTIPELDEVKDLLNIEVTQYAYQTPDDARQRFELLRRDGFEVIVGSSLVVELAEQAGLQGLLAYSLASVRKGFEDAIELARVARLEAGRYEQLNGVLHNLQEAVLAVNRDNRVIAVNPPMQQLLGSPHARLLGQSLEAIEPELSLQPTLDSGQVERAVVQRFAQRDWVVNRTPIREHGEIVGAALTLYDARAIQEADTSLRIQQGRRQSAARHRFASLIGNSPAFLRAVQTARRFARTDLTVLIAGESGVGKELFAQSIHNESVRAGRPFVAVNCAAFPESLLESELFGYEEGAFTGSRRGGKRGLFETAHTGTLFLDEIGDMPLQLQTRLLRVLQEREITRLGATAAIPVDVRVIAATHQPLDEMIAQRRFRQDLFYRLNTLRLPLPPLRERPEDIAPLAEMQVGRCLQRLGAALDPVRALAPLLPRLVAYDWPGNVRELENLGERIAVFLLQFDRLEDIRYDELRHDLPELFADAASDAAEDHDGALTESRVAAALQASKGNRQAAAKQLGISRSTLWRWMRERGAGASGT, from the coding sequence ATGCCCAACGACCACGCCGCGCCAGTCCTCTTCCCGTCTTCAGCCCGCCGCAGCGACCTGCCACGCCTCTGCTTCATGAGCTACCGGCAGATCCGCGAGTTCGCGATGCCGGTGATCGCCGAATACACCGGCCGCGCTGACATCGAGGTGGTCGACGGCACCTTCGGCGGTGCGCTCGCCATCGCGCGCGATCGCATCGAGCGCGGCCAGGTCGACGCGTTCGTCAGCGCGGGCTCCAACGCGAGCATCCTGCGCGCGGGCCTGCAGGCGCCGGTCGCGACCATCCTGCTGAGCGGCTTCGATCTGCTGCAGGCACTCATCAAGGCGCGGCGTCTGTCCAGCCGCGTCGGCGTCGTGATGTACGGCCAGACCATTCCCGAACTGGACGAAGTGAAGGACCTGCTCAACATCGAGGTGACGCAGTACGCCTACCAGACGCCCGACGACGCGCGTCAGCGTTTCGAACTGCTGCGACGCGACGGCTTCGAGGTCATCGTCGGCTCCAGCCTGGTGGTGGAACTGGCCGAGCAGGCGGGTCTGCAAGGGCTGCTCGCGTATTCGCTGGCGAGCGTGCGCAAAGGCTTCGAAGACGCGATCGAACTGGCCCGCGTGGCGCGCCTCGAAGCCGGTCGCTACGAGCAACTCAACGGCGTGCTGCACAACCTGCAGGAAGCCGTGCTGGCCGTGAATCGAGACAACCGCGTGATCGCCGTCAACCCGCCCATGCAGCAACTGCTCGGCTCGCCGCACGCGCGGCTCCTCGGGCAGTCGCTGGAGGCAATCGAGCCCGAACTCTCGTTGCAGCCGACGCTCGACAGCGGCCAGGTCGAACGCGCCGTGGTGCAGCGCTTCGCGCAGCGCGACTGGGTGGTGAACCGAACGCCGATCCGCGAGCACGGCGAAATCGTCGGCGCCGCGCTCACGCTGTACGACGCACGCGCGATCCAGGAGGCCGACACCAGCCTGCGCATCCAGCAGGGTCGCCGGCAGAGCGCGGCGCGCCATCGCTTCGCCAGCCTCATCGGCAACAGCCCCGCGTTCCTGCGCGCGGTGCAGACCGCGCGGCGCTTCGCGCGCACCGACCTCACGGTGCTGATCGCCGGCGAAAGCGGCGTCGGCAAGGAGCTTTTTGCGCAATCGATCCACAACGAAAGCGTGCGCGCGGGCCGGCCGTTCGTCGCGGTCAACTGCGCGGCGTTCCCGGAGTCGTTGCTCGAAAGCGAGCTGTTCGGCTACGAGGAAGGCGCCTTCACCGGGTCGCGCCGCGGCGGCAAGCGCGGCCTCTTCGAGACGGCGCACACGGGCACGCTCTTCCTCGATGAGATCGGCGACATGCCGCTGCAGTTGCAGACGCGCCTCTTGCGCGTGCTGCAGGAGCGGGAGATCACGCGACTCGGCGCCACCGCGGCCATTCCGGTCGATGTGCGCGTGATCGCCGCCACGCACCAGCCGCTCGACGAAATGATCGCGCAGCGGCGTTTTCGGCAAGACCTTTTCTACCGCCTCAACACGCTGCGCCTGCCGCTGCCGCCGTTGCGCGAACGGCCCGAAGACATCGCGCCGCTGGCCGAGATGCAGGTCGGCCGCTGCCTGCAGCGGCTCGGCGCCGCGCTGGACCCGGTGCGCGCACTGGCGCCGCTGCTGCCGCGACTCGTCGCCTACGACTGGCCCGGCAACGTGCGCGAGCTGGAGAACCTGGGCGAGCGCATCGCCGTGTTCCTGCTGCAGTTCGATCGGCTCGAAGACATCCGCTACGACGAACTGCGGCACGACCTGCCCGAACTGTTCGCCGATGCCGCGAGCGATGCGGCCGAGGACCACGACGGCGCATTGACCGAATCGCGCGTCGCCGCCGCACTGCAAGCCAGCAAGGGCAACCGGCAGGCTGCCGCGAAGCAACTCGGCATCAGCCGCTCGACGCTGTGGCGCTGGATGCGCGAACGCGGCGCCGGTGCTTCAGGCACCTGA
- a CDS encoding DegQ family serine endoprotease, whose amino-acid sequence MNASRLSSPRALVLALVAAGALGAAAAGAYTSANAVGAPAPAVSTAAAPLIAAPDFSTITQRDGPAVVNISVVGSSKAAEGATAMDPDDPMFEFFKRFGGGQMGPRGRQQQPERETPTRGQGSGFIVDSSGIIMTNAHVVKDATEVTVKLTDRREFRAKVLGADPKTDVAVLKIDAKNLPTLQMGNIKDLKVGEWVLAIGSPFGFENTVTAGVVSAKGRSLPDDSYVPFIQTDVAINPGNSGGPLLNGRGEVVGINSQIYTRSGGYQGVSFAIPIDVALQVKDQIVATGKASHAKLGIAVQEVNQAFADSFKLDKPEGALVSNIEKGGPGDQAGLKAGDVIRKVDGVAIVSSGDLPAVIGQQMPGKNVTLEVWRQGERTELSAKLGDASDKAAKVAKSDEAVGKGKLGLALRPLEPAEKRQASVENGLLIEDAAGPAASAGVQAGDVLLAINGTPVRSIEQVREVAAKAGKSVALLIQRGGDKIFVPVNVG is encoded by the coding sequence ATGAACGCTTCCCGTCTCAGCTCGCCGCGCGCCCTCGTGCTCGCACTCGTCGCCGCCGGCGCCCTCGGCGCTGCCGCCGCCGGCGCCTACACCAGCGCCAACGCGGTCGGCGCGCCGGCACCGGCGGTCAGCACGGCCGCGGCGCCGCTGATCGCCGCCCCCGATTTTTCGACCATCACCCAGCGCGACGGCCCGGCCGTGGTGAACATCAGCGTCGTCGGCAGCAGCAAGGCCGCCGAAGGCGCGACCGCGATGGACCCGGACGATCCGATGTTCGAGTTCTTCAAGCGCTTCGGCGGCGGCCAGATGGGCCCGCGCGGCCGCCAGCAGCAGCCTGAACGCGAAACGCCGACCCGTGGCCAGGGCTCGGGCTTCATCGTCGATTCGAGCGGCATCATCATGACCAATGCGCACGTCGTGAAGGACGCGACGGAGGTCACCGTCAAGCTGACCGATCGCCGCGAATTCCGCGCCAAGGTGCTGGGCGCCGACCCCAAGACCGACGTCGCCGTGCTCAAGATCGACGCGAAAAACCTCCCCACGCTGCAGATGGGAAACATCAAGGACCTGAAGGTCGGCGAATGGGTGCTGGCCATCGGTTCGCCCTTCGGCTTCGAGAACACCGTGACGGCCGGCGTGGTGAGCGCCAAGGGCCGTTCGTTGCCTGACGACAGCTACGTGCCGTTCATCCAGACCGACGTCGCCATCAACCCCGGCAACTCCGGTGGCCCGCTCTTGAACGGGCGCGGCGAAGTGGTCGGCATCAACTCGCAGATCTACACGCGCAGCGGCGGCTACCAAGGCGTGTCGTTCGCGATCCCGATCGACGTGGCGTTGCAGGTGAAAGACCAGATCGTCGCGACCGGCAAGGCGAGCCACGCCAAGCTGGGCATCGCGGTGCAGGAAGTGAACCAGGCATTCGCCGATTCGTTCAAGCTCGACAAGCCCGAAGGCGCGCTGGTCTCGAACATCGAGAAGGGCGGCCCGGGCGACCAGGCCGGCCTGAAGGCGGGTGACGTGATCCGCAAGGTCGACGGCGTGGCGATCGTGTCGTCGGGCGATCTGCCCGCCGTGATCGGTCAGCAGATGCCGGGCAAGAACGTCACGCTCGAAGTGTGGCGCCAGGGCGAGCGCACCGAACTGAGCGCGAAGCTCGGCGATGCGAGCGACAAGGCGGCCAAGGTGGCCAAGAGCGACGAAGCCGTGGGAAAGGGCAAGCTCGGCCTCGCGCTGCGGCCGCTGGAGCCGGCGGAGAAACGCCAGGCTTCGGTCGAGAACGGTCTGCTGATCGAAGACGCGGCCGGCCCGGCAGCGAGCGCGGGCGTGCAGGCAGGCGATGTGCTGCTGGCGATCAACGGCACGCCGGTGAGGAGCATCGAGCAGGTGCGCGAAGTGGCGGCGAAGGCCGGCAAGTCGGTGGCGTTGCTGATCCAGCGCGGCGGCGACAAGATCTTCGTGCCGGTGAACGTGGGCTGA